A DNA window from Clostridia bacterium contains the following coding sequences:
- a CDS encoding lactate dehydrogenase: MFYYKHLNRTLVSWERYNQLMEISEDDAASDKGNIFAITSSSPKNTRRSFSVSQSDLMSADKEDLSMLLLHPLNDSNVPDFLIQAVQNNRVTMINTEYPTWQNVLLYNAPEKWRINVVGLGDVGGTLVSGLRLLGGDCISHIGIYDLDPNKIKRWEFETNQIMDPTGNLSHPAVLPISEEQHFDCDMFIFCVTVGVPALSENLSDVRIAQYEGNSGIIKGYALSARSKGFKGIFAVVSDPVDLLCKAAFNFSNTDSNGKPDFKGLAAEQIRGYGLGVMHARAAYFAGLDPETAHYLTEGRAFGPHGEGLIIADSIEKYNEALSLDLTEKTKTANLAVRSLGFKPYIAPALSSGSLSILATIRGQWHYSATFLGGVYWGTRNRLLPTGIELERLPIPNGLFSRMENTYESLRKML; encoded by the coding sequence ATGTTTTATTACAAACACCTTAACAGGACCTTAGTATCCTGGGAAAGGTACAATCAGCTCATGGAAATTTCAGAGGACGATGCGGCGTCTGACAAAGGTAATATATTTGCTATAACTAGCAGTTCACCGAAAAATACCAGAAGGAGCTTTTCTGTATCTCAGTCCGACCTGATGTCTGCCGATAAAGAAGATTTGAGTATGCTACTCCTCCATCCTTTGAATGACAGCAATGTGCCCGACTTTCTGATTCAGGCTGTGCAGAACAATAGAGTCACTATGATAAATACCGAGTACCCCACTTGGCAGAATGTTCTGCTCTATAATGCTCCTGAGAAATGGAGAATAAATGTTGTGGGGCTTGGAGATGTCGGAGGAACTCTTGTGTCAGGGCTGAGACTCTTAGGAGGCGACTGTATATCACATATCGGAATATATGATTTAGATCCTAATAAGATTAAGCGCTGGGAGTTTGAAACCAATCAAATAATGGATCCTACCGGAAACTTGAGTCATCCTGCGGTTTTGCCCATATCAGAAGAACAGCATTTTGATTGTGATATGTTCATATTCTGCGTTACCGTTGGCGTACCTGCATTAAGTGAAAATCTTAGCGATGTTAGAATTGCACAATATGAAGGCAATTCAGGGATAATAAAGGGATATGCACTTTCAGCCAGGAGTAAGGGCTTTAAGGGTATATTTGCAGTTGTGTCGGATCCTGTGGACCTGTTGTGCAAGGCTGCCTTTAACTTCAGCAACACCGACAGCAATGGCAAGCCTGATTTCAAAGGTCTCGCAGCTGAGCAAATAAGAGGCTACGGGCTTGGAGTCATGCATGCACGAGCAGCCTACTTTGCCGGACTGGATCCGGAGACTGCTCATTATCTCACAGAAGGCAGAGCTTTTGGTCCTCATGGTGAAGGCCTGATAATTGCAGACAGTATTGAAAAATACAATGAAGCTCTTTCCTTGGATCTTACAGAAAAAACTAAAACAGCGAACCTTGCAGTCCGCAGTCTGGGCTTCAAGCCTTATATCGCGCCAGCCCTCTCATCAGGCTCCTTATCAATACTCGCTACCATTAGAGGACAGTGGCATTATAGTGCTACCTTCCTTGGCGGGGTATATTGGGGAACACGAAACAGACTGCTTCCTACCGGCATTGAGCTTGAGAGACTGCCGATACCGAATGGGCTTTTCTCCCGAATGGAAAACACATATGAAAGCCTGAGGAAAATGCTATGA
- a CDS encoding NAD(P)H-dependent oxidoreductase, with product MSKYYVIKPADTSAQLEKMLEAALNGKNVVYISDKSNLPELKEKKIIICVEISPAGFCIPLYEIITELQSRGRDSLGGSSAILLVHSSSELYTKSTAAFIIFLLNGLGCRFLGHPVVEATASLSNFSTWRNVTEAPLDDICMELCAKLGGRFSAYNPKLIERPRILALHSSFKGTSNTLALWNMAKAHLEGCEIREQHVENGRIIDCKGCSFKTCKHYSMNDGCFYGGAMVEEILPAIKKSDAVIWLCPNYNDAISANLSAVINRMTALYRKTPFYQKTLFSIIVSGNSGSDSVARQLIGALCINKGFSLPPYFSFMATANDPGTVSQIPDIEAASKKFAENMLKEIKKTS from the coding sequence ATGAGCAAGTATTATGTTATAAAACCAGCTGACACTTCTGCTCAACTCGAAAAAATGCTGGAAGCGGCGTTGAACGGTAAAAATGTAGTTTATATATCAGATAAATCCAATCTTCCAGAACTTAAAGAAAAGAAGATTATTATTTGTGTTGAAATAAGCCCAGCGGGATTCTGCATACCCTTATACGAAATAATAACGGAGCTTCAAAGCCGAGGCCGGGATTCCCTTGGGGGTTCCTCAGCAATACTGCTAGTGCACAGCTCAAGTGAACTATATACAAAGAGTACCGCTGCATTCATAATATTTCTTCTAAACGGGTTGGGCTGCCGTTTTCTAGGGCATCCAGTAGTAGAAGCAACTGCCAGCTTGTCAAATTTCTCCACTTGGAGGAACGTAACTGAAGCTCCCCTTGATGACATTTGCATGGAACTTTGTGCCAAGTTAGGCGGGAGATTTTCTGCATATAATCCAAAGCTTATAGAAAGGCCAAGAATACTTGCACTTCATTCCAGCTTCAAGGGAACCTCCAATACCCTTGCCCTGTGGAATATGGCGAAGGCGCACTTGGAGGGATGTGAAATCAGGGAACAGCATGTGGAGAACGGAAGGATAATCGACTGTAAAGGTTGTTCCTTTAAAACCTGTAAACATTACAGCATGAATGACGGCTGCTTCTATGGCGGGGCGATGGTGGAGGAAATACTTCCTGCCATAAAAAAATCAGATGCAGTCATATGGCTGTGCCCGAACTACAATGATGCAATATCCGCCAACCTATCAGCCGTTATTAACCGTATGACGGCACTATACAGGAAAACCCCCTTCTATCAGAAAACCTTATTTTCAATAATTGTATCGGGTAACTCAGGCAGTGATTCAGTGGCAAGGCAGCTTATAGGAGCTCTCTGTATAAACAAAGGCTTCAGTCTGCCCCCCTATTTTTCGTTTATGGCTACCGCCAACGATCCGGGGACGGTTTCCCAAATTCCTGACATCGAAGCCGCCTCTAAAAAATTTGCAGAAAATATGCTGAAGGAAATAAAAAAAACCTCATAG
- the gdhA gene encoding NADP-specific glutamate dehydrogenase gives MNVKQYIEELYERVVKRNPGEPEFHQTVREILDSLVPVLEKRPDFIELGIMERIVEPERQFTFRVPWVDDNGKIQVNRGFRVQFNGAIGPYKGGLRFHSSVYIGIIKFLGFEQIFKNSLTGLPIGGGKGGSDFDPRGKSDNEVMRFCQSFMTELYRFIGPDVDVPAGDIGVGGREIGYLFGQYRRIKGVFENGVLTGKGLPYGGSLVRPEATGYGVTYFCNEMLKHEGDTIKGKTVAISGFGNVAWGICIKVAELGGKVVTLSGPDGYIYDENGVTGEKIDYLLEMRNSGRDKVKDYADKYNCKFFAGEKPWNVKADIIIPAATQNDIAIEHAKQIVANGIKYVCEAANMPCTNEAVEYFQQHKVLVGPSKAANAGGVATSALEMSQNSMRLSWTAEEVDQKLHQIMINIHNNSMKAAEEYGFGYNLVAGANIAGFLKVAEAMKAQGLV, from the coding sequence ATGAACGTAAAACAATACATTGAAGAACTCTATGAAAGAGTCGTCAAAAGAAATCCTGGAGAACCAGAATTCCATCAGACTGTTAGAGAAATTCTCGATTCATTGGTACCAGTTCTCGAAAAGCGCCCAGATTTTATCGAACTTGGTATAATGGAGAGAATAGTTGAACCAGAAAGACAATTCACTTTCAGAGTGCCGTGGGTTGATGACAACGGTAAAATACAGGTTAACAGAGGCTTCAGAGTACAATTCAACGGAGCTATAGGGCCATACAAGGGCGGCTTAAGATTCCATTCTTCAGTATACATTGGAATCATAAAATTCCTTGGTTTTGAACAGATATTCAAAAACTCCTTGACAGGTCTGCCAATAGGCGGCGGCAAGGGTGGTTCTGACTTCGACCCAAGAGGAAAGTCAGATAACGAAGTAATGAGATTCTGCCAGAGCTTCATGACTGAGCTTTATAGATTCATCGGCCCAGACGTTGACGTACCTGCTGGGGACATCGGTGTTGGCGGAAGAGAAATCGGATACCTCTTTGGACAGTACAGAAGAATCAAAGGCGTATTTGAAAACGGCGTACTCACTGGAAAAGGTCTGCCATACGGCGGCAGCTTGGTAAGACCAGAAGCAACAGGCTATGGTGTTACATACTTCTGTAATGAAATGCTCAAGCATGAAGGCGACACAATCAAAGGTAAGACAGTTGCTATTTCCGGTTTCGGCAATGTTGCTTGGGGTATATGCATAAAGGTTGCTGAATTAGGCGGCAAGGTTGTTACACTCTCCGGCCCGGATGGATACATCTATGATGAAAACGGTGTAACAGGCGAAAAGATTGATTACTTACTTGAAATGCGTAATTCCGGCAGAGACAAGGTTAAGGATTATGCTGATAAATATAACTGCAAGTTCTTCGCAGGCGAAAAGCCATGGAATGTTAAGGCTGATATCATAATACCTGCTGCTACTCAGAACGATATAGCAATAGAGCATGCAAAACAGATAGTAGCTAATGGCATAAAGTATGTTTGTGAAGCTGCTAACATGCCATGTACAAACGAAGCAGTTGAATACTTCCAGCAGCATAAGGTTTTAGTAGGACCTTCAAAGGCAGCTAATGCCGGCGGTGTTGCTACTTCAGCCCTTGAAATGTCACAGAACAGCATGAGACTTTCATGGACAGCAGAAGAAGTTGACCAGAAGCTTCATCAGATAATGATCAACATACACAACAACTCAATGAAAGCTGCTGAAGAGTATGGCTTTGGATATAACCTCGTTGCAGGCGCTAACATCGCCGGCTTCCTGAAGGTTGCTGAAGCAATGAAGGCTCAAGGCTTAGTATAA